Proteins encoded by one window of Salvia splendens isolate huo1 chromosome 14, SspV2, whole genome shotgun sequence:
- the LOC121763590 gene encoding 40S ribosomal protein S23 — MGKTRGMGAGRKLKSHRRTQRWADKSYKKSHLGNEWKKPFAGSSHAKGIVLEKIGIEAKQPNSAIRKCARVQLIKNGKKIAAFVPNDGCLNYIEENDEVLIAGFGRKGHAVGDIPGVRFKVVKVSGVSLLALFKEKKEKPRS; from the exons ATGGG GAAGACACGTGGAATGGGAGCTGGGCGCAAGCTCAAGTCTCATCGCAGGACCCAGCGGTGGGCTGACAAGTCATACAAGAAGTCTCACCTTGGGAATGAATGGAAAAAACCATTTGCTGGATCCTCTCATGCTAAGGGCATTGTGCTTGAGAAGAT AGGCATTGAAGCTAAGCAGCCTAACTCTGCCATCCGTAAATGTGCTAGAGTTCAGCTCATTAAGAATGGAAAGAAGATTGCTGCTTTCGTCCCTAACGATGGTTGCCTGAACTACATCGAAGAAAAT GATGAAGTATTGATTGCTGGATTCGGAAGAAAGGGTCATGCTGTCGGAGATATTCCCGGTGTTAGATTTAAGGTTGTGAAAGTATCAGGTGTTTCCCTCCTTGCCCTTttcaaggagaagaaggagaagccTAGGTCTTAG